The Peromyscus maniculatus bairdii isolate BWxNUB_F1_BW_parent chromosome 6, HU_Pman_BW_mat_3.1, whole genome shotgun sequence genome has a segment encoding these proteins:
- the Tlr2 gene encoding toll-like receptor 2 isoform X2, whose protein sequence is MLRALWTFWILVAMTGLSREGCSAQAPLSCDAAGVCDGRSKSFTSIPSGLTAAMRSLDLSHNKITSIGHDDLRGCVNLQVLMLQSSGINTIAEGAFSSLSRLEHLDLSDNHLSSLSSSWFSPLSSLRYLNLLGNPYRILGETSLFSSLTNLQTLRVGNVATFSRISRIDFAGLNSLDELEIQVPSLQNYEPQSLKSIQNIRHLTLHLSQPAFLLRIFADTLSSVRYLEVRDASLASFHFSELSTDEINSPMKKLAFRSADITDASFNELLKLLQYVPELSEVEFDDCTLNGVGDFKPSESDIVRELGKVETLTIRRLHIPKFYSFYDLSSVYPLLEKVKRITVENSKVFLVPCLFSRHLKSLEFLDLSENLMVEEYLRNSACESGWPSLQTLILRQNHLRSIEKTGKILLTLKNLTALDISRNSLHPMPDTCQWPEKMRFLNLSSTGIQAVKRCIPRTLEVLDISNNNLNSFSLSLPRLRELHISRNKLKTLPDASLFPVLLVMKIRENAISTFSKDQLGSFPKLETLEAGGNHFICSCELLSFTMEQSAPLQVLADWPDSYLCDSPPRLRGQRVRDARPSVLECHQALLVSGVCCALLLLILLIVGLCHHFHGLWYLRMMWAWLQAKRKPKKAPCRDICYDAFVSYSQQDSHWVENLMVQQLENSDPRFKLCLHKRDFVPGKWIIDNIIDSIERSRKTVFVLSENFVRSEWCKYELDFSHFRLFDENNDSGILVLLEPIEKKAIPQRFCKLRKIMNTKTYLEWPRDEAQQDVFWVNLRTAIKS, encoded by the coding sequence ATGCTACGTGCTCTGTGGACTTTCTGGATCTTGGTGGCCATGACAGGCCTCTCCAGGGAGGGCTGTTCTGCTCAGGCACCTCTGTCATGTGatgctgctggtgtgtgtgaTGGCCGCTCCAAGTCTTTCACCTCCATTCCCTCAGGACTCACAGCAGCCATGAGGAGCCTTGACCTGTCTCACAACAAGATCACTTCCATTGGCCATGATGACCTGCGGGGGTGTGTGAACCTCCAGGTTCTGATGCTGCAGTCCAGTGGAATCAACACAATAGCGGAAGGTGCCTTTTCTTCCCTGAGCCGTCTTGAACATTTGGACTTGTCTGATAACCACTTATCCAGTTTATCTTCCTCCTGGTTCAGTCCCCTGTCCTCTTTGAGATACTTAAACTTACTGGGAAATCCTTATAGGATACTGGGGGAAACGTCACTCTTTTCCAGCCTCACAAATTTACAAACCCTCAGGGTAGGAAATGTTGCCACCTTCAGCAGGATTAGCAGAATAGATTTTGCTGGACTGAATTCTCTGGACGAACTTGAAATCCAAGTGCCAAGTCTCCAGAATTATGAGCCCCAAAGTCTGAAGTCGATTCAAAACATCCGCCACCTGACCCTTCACCTGAGCCAGCCTGCTTTCCTGCTGAGGATTTTTGCAGATACTCTGAGTTCTGTACGATATTTAGAAGTGAGGGATGCTAGCTTGGCCAGCTTCCACTTTTCAGAGCTGTCCACGGATGAAATAAATTCACCGATGAAAAAGCTAGCATTCCGAAGTGCAGATATCACTGACGCGAGTTTTAATGAACTTCTGAAGCTGTTGCAGTATGTCCCGGAACTGTCGGAGGTTGAATTTGATGACTGCACCCTCAATGGAGTGGGCGATTTTAAGCCATCTGAGTCAGACATCGTGAGAGAGCTAGGCAAAGTAGAAACACTAACGATACGGAGGTTGCACATCCCCaaattctattcattttatgATCTGAGTAGCGTATATCCCCTCCTGGAGAAAGTTAAGCGAATCACAGTAGAGAACAGCAAGGTCTTTCTGGTCCCTTGCCTGTTTTCACGGCACTTAAAATCATTAGAATTCTTGGACCTCAGTGAAAATTTGATGGTCGAAGAATATTTGAGAAACTCAGCCTGTGAGAGCGGCTGGCCTTCTCTACAaactttaattttgagacagaatcattTGAGGTCAATAgaaaagactggaaagattttaCTGACTCTGAAAAACCTGACTGCCCTTGACATCAGCAGGAACAGCCTTCATCCTATGCCTGACACCTGTCAGTGGCCAGAAAAGATGCGCTTCCTGAACTTGTCCAGTACAGGGATACAGGCTGTGAAAAGGTGCATCCCTCGGACGCTGGAGGTGTTGGATATTAGTAACAACAACCTCAATTCgttttctttgtctttgcctCGGCTTCGAGAGCTCCACATTTCCAGAAACAAGCTGAAGACTCTCCCGGACGCCTCCTTGTTCCCCGTGTTACTGGTCATGAAGATCAGAGAGAATGCCATAAGTACTTTCTCAAAAGACCAACTTGGTTCTTTTCCCAAACTGGAGACTCTGGAAGCAGGTGGCAACCACTTCATCTGCTCCTGTGAACTCTTGTCCTTCACAATGGAGCAGTCAGCCCCGCTCCAGGTCCTGGCTGACTGGCCGGACAGTTACCTGTGTGACTCTCCGCCCCGCCTGCGTGGCCAGAGGGTCCGCGACGCCCGGCCCTCAGTCTTGGAGTGCCACCAGGCTCTACTAGTGTCTGGTGTCTGCTGTGCCCTTCTCCTGTTGATCCTGCTCATAGTCggcctgtgccaccatttccACGGGCTGTGGTACCTGAGAATGATGTGGGCGTGGCTCCAAGCCAAGAGGAAGCCCAAGAAAGCTCCATGCAGGGACATTTGCTATGATGCCTTTGTTTCCTACAGCCAACAGGATTCCCACTGGGTGGAGAACCTCATGGTCCAGCAGCTGGAGAACTCCGACCCGCGCTTCAAGCTATGCCTCCATAAGCGGGACTTCGTTCCTGGCAAGTGGATCATTGACAACATCATCGACTCCATTGAAAGGAGCCGCAAGACCGTGTTTGTGCTTTCCGAGAACTTCGTGCGTAGCGAGTGGTGCAAGTACGAACTGGACTTCTCCCACTTCAGGCTCTTTGATGAGAACAACGACTCGGGCATCCTTGTTCTGCTGGAGCCCATTGAGAAGAAAGCCATCCCCCAGCGCTTCTGCAAGCTTCGAAAGATAATGAACACCAAGACCTACCTGGAGTGGCCCCGGGATGAAGCCCAGCAGGACGTGTTTTGGGTAAATCTGAGAACTGCAATAAAGTCCTAG